AGGTTGTTTTAAGAATTCAAAAATATAAAGTAATTCATCAAATGTTCGACTCTTATCTCTTAATTTAGAGACGATGTTTTGTCTCCTCTCTTTTAGTCCGTAGAATTTATTTAGAATTCCATAGGCTACTCTAAGCACAATTAAGATCACAATTACCATAAACACTACTGACAGATTATCTTTCATCCATTCTTGCCTGATTCCCCAATATGCATCTGACATACCTTCAGAATCATTTGCATAATTATATTCACGGTACGCATCATCGTAGTTATTTTCACGCATGAACGCGTCACCTAAACCGATATGCGCGTAATCGAATAATGAATTGTACTGTAAGATATATTGCCATTTTTCACGACTCGATTCATAGTTACCCGTTTGGTATTCGTCTAAGGCAGTATGGATTGAATTTGTAAATGGTGTTGGTTCGTAAACTTGTATCAAGCTATCCGCTTGATCTAGAACTAAGAGTTGATCTTTTGAATTAGCCGCAACACTAACTGGAGTAGTAAGCAACCCTACACGACCACTTGTAAAGTCTTTTCCACCGAATAGGAATAATAAGTTTCCATTACGGTCGTATTCAAAGATATACCCTTTAGAACTTACAGCGTAGACATTATTGTACTGCCCCACCCAAATACTATTCATTGTCTTAATTCCAATATCTGTTTTAAAGTAGTTTGTTCCTGAAACATTAAATTTCTTTATCGGGTTATTTTTAAGCGCACTCGTAACCGTATAGATATACCCTTTTTGATCAATCGCTACGTTCGATATATACGGCATCGAATTTTCTTCTGTTTCATTTTGCTTCTTCAGTTTTTCCTCTTGCGTTTCAGTTAAGAACCAAGAACGAACACGTTCAGTTAAAGGAATCCTTACTGGGTTCCCACCAAAGAATGTCATAAAACGTCCATCTTCATCAAGCATGATTAGACCATTTGGAGAACTGGTTGCTCTTATATAAATATTTCCTCTAATATCCACCACTAAGTTGATTGGTTGATACTTGTATTCCTCGCGGTCTTCTCCTTCTTCTGGTTCCTGGAAAATTGGATGAGATGGTT
Above is a window of Haloplasma contractile SSD-17B DNA encoding:
- a CDS encoding YIP1 family protein → MKKLMRQSKVLFIMITVMVIASLTTTNLVAQSANTASPYYTYTQDSNGRLIKTTEAYTPSIQIRDAGGVKFERPEHIFVDENDYVYITDSLEDTVYVLDENYDYVTKITHDNFSFPISSFVTENEVYVLDKRTKEINVFDKNELLTNNQVVLIKTIGKPSHPIFQEPEEGEDREEYKYQPINLVVDIRGNIYIRATSSPNGLIMLDEDGRFMTFFGGNPVRIPLTERVRSWFLTETQEEKLKKQNETEENSMPYISNVAIDQKGYIYTVTSALKNNPIKKFNVSGTNYFKTDIGIKTMNSIWVGQYNNVYAVSSKGYIFEYDRNGNLLFLFGGKDFTSGRVGLLTTPVSVAANSKDQLLVLDQADSLIQVYEPTPFTNSIHTALDEYQTGNYESSREKWQYILQYNSLFDYAHIGLGDAFMRENNYDDAYREYNYANDSEGMSDAYWGIRQEWMKDNLSVVFMVIVILIVLRVAYGILNKFYGLKERRQNIVSKLRDKSRTFDELLYIFEFLKQPFDGFYSIKRENRVSIKTSTIIYLLLGAVYVLNYRYANLLFVPKIGVNIGYELFILIFIVTLWVISNYLVCAISDGEGSFKNVYNATAYSLTPILLIMPINILISNVITYQEKVFYDFGYLVITIWTGFLMFFMIKDVHNYNVLETLWIIAKSLFTMLILGLFLFIINALSGQMLGIIQEIVTEVINR